AGCGCAGAGCAGCTGTCGATGAACTTGAAAAAATCCATGTTCCTGTGCGCACCGTTATTGTTCCTATCGACCAGGCCCGGCTTCGGGGTCACCGACACCTCGTACATCAGCGCGCGAAGCGCCGCGCCCGCCACCTGATCCGCGAAGCGCCTGTCGAAATAATCCCGCAGAAGCTCCTCCGTCCTGTGGATCAGCTCTTCCACAGGATGCTTCTGGCTCCGCGCGCAGGCATGCGCCTCCGCGCCGCAGATCAGGCACTTCCTCATCGGGAGGCCCAGCTCCCGCCGCGAAATTCCGCTTCCATCCGCGCGCAGCACATCAATGTCGAACAGCCGCCCGAGACCGCTTCCTTCCTCGATGGAAATCGCCAGTTTCTTGATCCGCACCGGGTCCGCATCCAGCGCCCAGATGCCGCAGGAGCCAGCATCGCCGAAAATCTCGCGGTAAACGGCAACCGGTATTCCCTCCCGTTCCAGCTGCCGGGCGATCTGAAGCTTGCCCTCCGAAAAGGCCTGTTGCGCAAGCGGAAATGTTTTTCTGGCCCCCGCGATATTGAGCGTAAAACTGATCAGCGGCCGGCCAAACTCGGCCAGCATCCCGCGCTGAACATCCGCGCGCCGTTCCCTTGCGCTCAAAATCCGGTTCAGCATGTCATCAGCCGCGCAATCCGTTTCATGATTCCGCTCATTCGCGTCTTTCATGCCAACCCGCCTTTTTCAGATAATCATAGGTCGCCAGGGGAACCAGCTCCCGGACTTTTTCCAGCTTCCCTTCATCCAGCAGCTCGCGGACGCGTCCGGCGCTCACCGCCGAACTGCCGATCTCCAGGCGGGGCACGATCTCGACTTCGATCTTCCGGGACGGAAGATATTCCTTCATGACGCGGTTGTAACAATCCGCCGTCCTGCTGAACGGCTCCGAACCGACAAACCGCGTCGTAATGTGCAGGGGCCCCGCGAACTTCCTAGCGAAAACGACGAGGTCCAGCATGCAGCGGATGTTTTCCACGCGCGCTTTGTCCCGGATGAAATAGTCGGGAAACGTCGCCGCGGAAGTCAGGTAATCGCCGGTGGGATGCACGGCGACGTTGCGCAGATGGGAAACTGCCCGCTTCGCCAGCATCATGCGCACATCGGCGGGAAAGCGGCTGCAGTCCTCCGATGGGATGAACAGATGAAGAAAGTCGCAGGAACGGGCGGCGGTTTCCGCCAGATAGAGATGGCCGTTGGTCATGGGATTGCAGTTTGCGACGATGCAGCCGATTTTCCCCTCTTTTATGGGACAGTCCAGGCTGCTTACAAATTTTTCAGCGCCGTTCTTTACGTTTTCCAGCAGCAGCACATCCTCCGTGCCCGCAACCGGATAAAAGCCGAGCGCCTCGAAAATCCGGCCGGATTCCGGCTTCGTATACAGGAACAGGTGCGCGAAGCCGGCCGACACGGCGTCCTTGACGAGTTCCGTCACGATCCGGGCCGCAAGCCCGCTCCCGCGGATGTCCTTCAAGACGGCGAGACATTTCAGGACCTTGCCCTGCCGGGAACCGGTCGCCAGAATCTCCCCGTTTTCCATCAGGCAGACGGTAAACTCCGCGCTTTCGTCAAAATCCAGGGAAGCCTCCCGCAGAAACCGTATCGTCTTTTTCTTCAGTTCCCCCGCGACCGGTCTCCCATAAACGAATTCCATATCAAAACCCCCGCAGATCTTACGTCCGGTTGTCTCGGTTGTAATTAATCAGACAGCCCGCCTGGATGATCTTCCGTTCATCGGGTGTCAGCGGCGCGATCCCGAGCTCGATCTTTTCGGCCCGCTCCCCGATCACATACGCCTCGATCCGAGAATAGGAGCCCTCCGCGATTTTTTTGCGGATCCGCGGGACAAACAGATAGCTTCCGCTGCCGAACCCCGGTTTTCCATCCAGCAGGAACGGGATCATGCCCCAGTTGATCAGGTTGCTGCGGTAACGCTTGGTGGCATATTCCCCCGCGATGTTCGCGCCGCCGCCCAGCACCCTCTGACAGGAGGCGGCCTGTTCCCGGGCGCTCCCGTCCCCGGGCTTGACCGCGTAAATCGCCGATCCGATTCCGATCTTCATCGGGTCCGCCGATTCAAAGCCCTTGATCGACCGGATCTTCGCAAAGACTTTCTCGAGCTCCCGGGAGAGCTTTTCGGGATTTTCCCCGGCAAGGCGCGCCTTTTCCAGCTTCTGCACCTCCTTGGCCCTGCCCACATAGGCCGGGTCCTTGCGGGAAAGGGTAAATTCCGCAAGCCCCAGAGGGTTCGACCGGTAGGACGACGTTTCCCCGGATGGGATCAGCTCGTCGGTCGTCGTGACCGGGTCGGTGATATAGGATACGACTTTCAGAAGCAGATCGTCGGCGAGCGGGGCGATTTCCGGCCAGTCGACGATATTCGGGCCGTAACGGAGCCCGATGTCCGGCCGAGCCTTTCCGTAACCGTCGTACACCCTCTTCTGATAGGGCCCCTGATCGAAGAAATATTTTGGAATATCGGAATCCGTGTCACAATTTTCAGCGGAAGTCAGGAAGCCCTTGTTCCTTGCCGTCGCCGCGATGCTCCGGGCATCCATCAGCGCGACATAGGCGGCCTGCCCGGCGCCGGGCTTGGAGCCTTCCCGGTTCGGGAAGTTGCGGGTGGTATGCCGGACCGAGAGCGCCCCGTTGGCCGGAACGTCCCCCGCGCCGAAGCACGGGCCGCAGAACGCGGTGCGGATGACCGCCCCCGCTTTCATCAGATCGAAAAGCGCCCCGTTGCGCGTCAGCTCCAGCATGACCGGCTGACTGGAAGGGTAGACCGAAAGCGAAAACTCCCCGTTTCCGATGTTCTGCCCCTTCAGCACGGAATGCGCCGCCATCACGTTGCCGAAGATGCCCCCCGCGCAGCCCGCGATGACGCCCTGGTCCACCTTCAGGCGGCCGTCCACGATTTTGCCCGTCAGGCTTCCCCGCACATCCGGATTTCCGAACGTTTTCACCGCCCGCTCTTCCACATCGTGAAGGATATCCTCCAGGTGATCGCAGAGCGTGTCGATCTCACAGCAGTTCGACGGGTGGAACGGCAGGGCGATCATCGGCTTCACAGCGGAAAGGTCCAGATAGATCAGGCCGTCGTAATAGGCGACGTCCGCCGGCTTCAGCTCCCGGTAATCCTGCGGGCGGCCGTGGATCTCGAAAAACTCCCTGATTTTCTCGTCGTCCGTTTCCCAGATGGAGGACAGGCAGGCCGTTTCGGTGGTCATTACATCGATGCCGCAGCGATAATCGGCGGACAGGTTTCCGACCCCGTCGCCGATGAATTCCATGACGCTGTTCTTGACATAGCCGGACTGGAAGACCTCCCCGATGATCGCCAGCGCCACATCCTGCGGCCCCACCCCGGAGCGCGGCTTCCCCGTCAGATAAACCCCGACCACGCGGGGATAATCGATATCGTAGGTTTTGCAGAGCAGCTGTTTCACAAGCTCGCCGCCGCCCTCGCCGATCGCCAGGGTGCCAAGCGCGCCGTAGCGGGTGTGGCTGTCGGAGCCCAGAATCATCTTACCGCAGCCGGCCATCCTCTCGCGCATATACATGTGGATCACCGCCAGATGCGGCGGCACATAGATTCCCCCGTACTTTTTCGCCGCCGAAAGCCCGAACAGGTGGTCATCCTCGTTGATGGTGCCACCGACCGCGCACAGCGAATTGTGGCAGTTCGTCAGCACATAGGGAATGGGGAACTCTTTCAGCCCGCTCGCCTTGGCGGTCTGGATGATCCCCACAAACGTAATGTCGTGGGAAGCCAGCGCGTCGAATCTGATTTTCAGCTTCTCCATACTGCCGGAATGGTTGTGGCTTTTCAGAATGGAATAGGAGATCGTGCCTTCCCTCGCCTTCTTGAGATCCGCCCCGTGGGCGGCCGCTTTTAAGCGCTCGGCATTCGAGGCGTCCGCCTCCACGATTTTCCGGCCGTCAATCACATAAACGCCGTTCGGATAAAGTTTCATCACAACCTTCCCCCTAATCTTTCACTTGGCGGATCAGGTCGATCACGGAGCCGTCCCGATAGGTGACGACGCCCACCACCTTGTCGGTATACTCGACCGGCTTCGGTTTGCCGACGATGCGTTCGGCCTTCTCCTTCAGCTGTTCGATCGTACACAGCGGAATATTGGACTTTTTCAGGCGGCTCAGCAGATCCGCGCGCTGCGGATTGGCCGCGACCCCCTGATCGGTCACCACGATATCCACCGTTTTTCCGGGCGTCACGACCGTGTTGACCTTTTCGACCACGCACGGGATCCTGCCGCGGATCAGCGGGGCGACGATGATGGAAACGGAGGCGCCGAAGGCCGTGTCGGGATGGCCGCCGATCGCGCCGCGGATCACACCGTTGGAGCCGGTCAGCACGTTGACGTTGAAATCGCAGTCCACTTCGAGCGCCGAGAGGATAACGACGTCGAGCTGGTTCACCGCGCTGCCCTTTCCCCCGGGGCCGGCATAATAAGAGGCCGAAATCTGCTGGTGGAAACGGTTCTTTTTGACCGATTCCGCCGCTTTCAGATCGAAGCTCTGCACATCGAGTATCTTTTTGACGAGGCCCTCTTCAAAAAGGTCGACCACCGAGCCGGTGATGCCGCCGAGCGCAAAGCCGGCTTTCATGTTCCGCTCGGCCATTTTATCGCGCAGGAACCTCGCCACCGAGAGGGATGCCCCTCCGCTCCCCATCTGAAACGAAAAGCCGTCTTCAAAATACCCGCTCGCCATAATCACGTTCGCGGCGGATTCGGCGATCAGCAGTTCCTTCGGATTCCGCGTAAAGCGCGTTGCGCCGCTCATGATCCCGTTCGGGTCCCCGATTTTGGGAACCTTTACGATGTAATCCACCTGGGTTTCCGGAATGCTGCACGGGGTGTTGGGATAAGGGACGACGCTGTCCGTGATGACGATCGTCTTCTTCGCGTACTGCGCGTCGCATTTTGCGTAGCCCATGGAGCCGCACATCACGCCGCCCCCGCTTTCGAGGGAATAGCCGTTCGCGTTCCCGTAGGGGTCGCACGACGGGGCACCGA
This window of the Ruminococcaceae bacterium BL-6 genome carries:
- a CDS encoding [Citrate [pro-3S]-lyase] ligase is translated as MEFVYGRPVAGELKKKTIRFLREASLDFDESAEFTVCLMENGEILATGSRQGKVLKCLAVLKDIRGSGLAARIVTELVKDAVSAGFAHLFLYTKPESGRIFEALGFYPVAGTEDVLLLENVKNGAEKFVSSLDCPIKEGKIGCIVANCNPMTNGHLYLAETAARSCDFLHLFIPSEDCSRFPADVRMMLAKRAVSHLRNVAVHPTGDYLTSAATFPDYFIRDKARVENIRCMLDLVVFARKFAGPLHITTRFVGSEPFSRTADCYNRVMKEYLPSRKIEVEIVPRLEIGSSAVSAGRVRELLDEGKLEKVRELVPLATYDYLKKAGWHERRE
- the citF gene encoding citrate lyase, citrate-ACP transferase (alpha) subunit (Evidence 2a : Function from experimental evidences in other organisms; Product type e : enzyme), which encodes MNADLKKIPFLDEIPSIHTVFEPDRITKDVRPLAERQKQGNKIVKDLETAIRLSGLKDGMTISFHHHFRNGDYIVNMVMDRLAEMGFRGLVVAASSLTDCHAPLIKHIKSGVIRRIETSGLRGELGEAVSGGLMDVPVVFRSHGGRAYAIETGELPIDVAFLGAPSCDPYGNANGYSLESGGGVMCGSMGYAKCDAQYAKKTIVITDSVVPYPNTPCSIPETQVDYIVKVPKIGDPNGIMSGATRFTRNPKELLIAESAANVIMASGYFEDGFSFQMGSGGASLSVARFLRDKMAERNMKAGFALGGITGSVVDLFEEGLVKKILDVQSFDLKAAESVKKNRFHQQISASYYAGPGGKGSAVNQLDVVILSALEVDCDFNVNVLTGSNGVIRGAIGGHPDTAFGASVSIIVAPLIRGRIPCVVEKVNTVVTPGKTVDIVVTDQGVAANPQRADLLSRLKKSNIPLCTIEQLKEKAERIVGKPKPVEYTDKVVGVVTYRDGSVIDLIRQVKD
- the ybhJ gene encoding putative enzyme (Evidence 3 : Putative function from multiple computational evidences; PubMedId : 11782506; Product type e : enzyme), which gives rise to MKLYPNGVYVIDGRKIVEADASNAERLKAAAHGADLKKAREGTISYSILKSHNHSGSMEKLKIRFDALASHDITFVGIIQTAKASGLKEFPIPYVLTNCHNSLCAVGGTINEDDHLFGLSAAKKYGGIYVPPHLAVIHMYMRERMAGCGKMILGSDSHTRYGALGTLAIGEGGGELVKQLLCKTYDIDYPRVVGVYLTGKPRSGVGPQDVALAIIGEVFQSGYVKNSVMEFIGDGVGNLSADYRCGIDVMTTETACLSSIWETDDEKIREFFEIHGRPQDYRELKPADVAYYDGLIYLDLSAVKPMIALPFHPSNCCEIDTLCDHLEDILHDVEERAVKTFGNPDVRGSLTGKIVDGRLKVDQGVIAGCAGGIFGNVMAAHSVLKGQNIGNGEFSLSVYPSSQPVMLELTRNGALFDLMKAGAVIRTAFCGPCFGAGDVPANGALSVRHTTRNFPNREGSKPGAGQAAYVALMDARSIAATARNKGFLTSAENCDTDSDIPKYFFDQGPYQKRVYDGYGKARPDIGLRYGPNIVDWPEIAPLADDLLLKVVSYITDPVTTTDELIPSGETSSYRSNPLGLAEFTLSRKDPAYVGRAKEVQKLEKARLAGENPEKLSRELEKVFAKIRSIKGFESADPMKIGIGSAIYAVKPGDGSAREQAASCQRVLGGGANIAGEYATKRYRSNLINWGMIPFLLDGKPGFGSGSYLFVPRIRKKIAEGSYSRIEAYVIGERAEKIELGIAPLTPDERKIIQAGCLINYNRDNRT
- a CDS encoding putative Apo-citrate lyase phosphoribosyl-dephospho-CoA transferase / 2-(5''-triphosphoribosyl)-3'-dephosphocoenzyme-A synthase (Evidence 3 : Putative function from multiple computational evidences) translates to MKDANERNHETDCAADDMLNRILSARERRADVQRGMLAEFGRPLISFTLNIAGARKTFPLAQQAFSEGKLQIARQLEREGIPVAVYREIFGDAGSCGIWALDADPVRIKKLAISIEEGSGLGRLFDIDVLRADGSGISRRELGLPMRKCLICGAEAHACARSQKHPVEELIHRTEELLRDYFDRRFADQVAGAALRALMYEVSVTPKPGLVDRNNNGAHRNMDFFKFIDSCSALVPYFHAFTMKGMRLKGTPGQLFQAVRYTGQAAEDAMFAATGGVNTHKGAIYSLGLICAAAGRLHRGKKKAGPGDVTALCSEMAKVSLKELEEKKSAPETHGEAAFSRYGFLGVKGEAANGFPSVIHVAFPVLRGLLKQGVSYNDAGAVTLLHLIATVEDTNIAARTEKRTYAAVRRKVQNLIDSVTDTDGLLCAARRLDGEFIALNISAGGCADLLAIAFMLVFLY